CTTATCCTTGCACATGGCAGTCTTTGCAACTTCAGCTGTGGGGAACTCAACAAAGGCTTCGCCGGTAGCCTTACCATCGGAGCGGTATGCAATATGCACATTCTCCTCTGTCAGCTCATACTccaggaagaacttgatgatgtcCTCGGTGGTGGCAGAGTAGGGAAGGCCACGGAGCTTCAGCACCTCAGTGTACTCCATGCTGCCCTTGTCTTCCGCTGGCTTCTTCGGCCTTGGAGGTGGTGGGGAGCGGCGGTACTCTGGCTCAAAGTACCCACCTTGGTTCACCTCATTGGCTATTGCACAGTAGTACTCCTGTTTCTTGCATCTGAACACCTCAACATATCTCCGGCCCATGTTCTGCCTGTTGCGATGCAGAGCAAATTCTGCTTGCATGGCCCCCTGGAAGACCACAAAAGCCTCACCAGTAAAGCGGCCATTCTTGTTAACCAGGAGGCAATCCACTATTTCCAGCCCCGCAAAGAACTTGCAGATGTCAATTTCGTTGCAATCAAAAGGGAGTCCTCGCAGCCGGACACCTGGAAAGTTTTGGATGCCAGTGCTAACCCCTGCACCAGCTAAGTTGCTGCTGAAGGGCTGGTAGAAGCCACCGCTGGCACCACCAGCGTTGCTGCCCATAGCCCCAAAATAGGGAGGGCCTGGTTCCATCATCCTGGCCCTCTTTGAGACATCCAATGGACTCCCTGCGTTCACTGCGAAGTAGGGATTCGATTCCATCATCATTCGTGGCCTCTTTGATCCCTCGTACCCATCCGAAACCCCCCAGCCTCCCATCATTGCCCTTCAGATAATCCAGAGTCccaaaaagagaaaagaaaaggagaataacCCCCCATCTCTCAATCCCGATTTCAAATAATAACCCAAATATAAAGATAACTGTGCAGAAaagaaatactccctccgtttttaaatatatgatgtttaggacaatgtaaacatcatatattcAAAAACGGAGGGAATAGTGCAGACAGCAAGGACAACATGTAGTAAAACAAGCCATAATTTTTAGTCAAAACACAATGAAATTTGAGTCCCAATATTACTGTTGACAGCATTTATAAGAGCAAATTTTGGGCTATGACTGGAGTTTATCTGAACACTTGAATGTCATGTGTTTAGTGCAGTGAATAATATATATGACTCTGGCTAAATTTCTAATATTATATTTGATTGCTTTAAGTACATGGACAAAATTTACAGTTTACATTAATAATGAGCTGAAACCTTATCCTCTAGATGAAATTTGAGCCATGTACAGAAGTTGAATTATAAGTTTACATCGTGTGCTTGATCACAATTGGACGGTATAGTTAGAATTCAGATAAggacaaaaaaaattcaagtatCACAACAAGAACAAATTATCTTAGAAACACCCTATTCTGATATTTTGCTACTGTAAAGGAATCAAACCAAATATTGCTAATTAATCAACACGGCACACAACTTATTTGGCACAAATTCGCTCAGGACTATTTCGGTGCCCAATAATTTCCCATGTGGTACTAAGAGAGTGCACGAAATTAACAGCCCAAAATCCCGTCACCTAGCATCTTAGTCGATGAATTGCATGCGGCATCAATTTGGTCCACAGCCAGCGGCGGATTTTGCCGTCGGCAAGGGGTTCAGATGAACCCCCAATAATCCCGGCGCATAAGCCCAATCTAATACTTATATTAACCAATTCGCGATGAACTAGATGGATTGTTTCGGGTTCAGGGAACATATTATCACTAAAATTCAGGGGCTCACATCAAAGGGCGGATTCTAAGGCAGAATAAGCGAGCAATCACGCCAATCAAGCTAGGGCATCGCAACCAGTAAAAGAGGAATAAGCAGCTGGGGATAAGGGGGAGAGGTGCAGATGCGGCCCAAGCATACCTGGATCTGGAAGGAGGCGTGTTCATCTGGATCGGCCGACGACCGGCGGGGTGGCGGAGGAGAGGGCGCCCGGTCGCGGTCAGGAGAGGGGACTCTGCCTCGGGCGGCTAGGGTTAGGGGTATCGGGGGAGAACCGGACGGAGAAGGCGACCAGCCGACCAGGACGAGGACCCCTTCGGCTTTGGGCTGGGGGCGATTTATTCGCCTTTCAAGGCCCAGGGAGACGAAGGCGTGCAcacgcggggagagagagagtgcgcAGGAAaaggaatttatttattttttattttagtatttgcaaaaatatatgtcttaaaaaaatattacatatatatatatataccgcAGTTTGAAATGGCGGAAGGTGCTGTAGCATGCCTTCCCTGGGTAGcacatttttaaaaaatcataactaatgcATATGAAcacggatggagataaactttatatgaaaattgtagctcTAGACGACATTTACAACTTTATAGTTTAAAATTTTTTCATTTTGTCCATCTTGGTTCTCAAATAATGATaaaagtttcagatctaaaattttagatttgaaaCTTGTGTCAATTATTTAAGCACAAAGACGCaccaaatgaaaacagtttgagtacaaagttgtaaatctcatcGAGAGCTATAATTTTTGTATAAAACTTATTTCTATCcaaattcatatgaattagttataattttttgaatgtgGGCTGCCCAGTTTCAGATATAAAATTTGACTGCccagtttcagatctaaaatttgaattttagatctgaaactttgtcaattatttgagcaccaagatgaCACCAAATGAAAAAAGGGTTTGAACTAccaagttgtagatctcgtcgagatctacaattttcatataaagtttatatcCATCCGaatttatatgaattagttatgattttttgaaagtgtacaGCTTAGAGGAGGGAACTTACCGCCGGTTGAACCTTCCGAGTTTGCTATAGTGTACCTTCCGCCATTTCATTTGActatagccgtttcaaacggCAGCATAGGTATAGATTTGTattttttagatatatatttttacaaaatactaaaatagaaaaataaaaaaaatcgcaaaaaaggaaacaaataggCCTCGTTCATTTCGGCCGAAACGGCTAAAATGAGACCCGTTCTGGGTGGTTTGGTTCGACCCGGAACGGAGTTAGGTCTGTCTTGGAATCGCTGTTCGGTTAGGTCTGGCCCGGAACGGAAAAGGTCTAGCTCGGTTTTCACCCTCAACTTACGGCCCGTAACCAATtcccacctcctcccctccggAACGGATCCTAGCCACGTGACGCGATGTGAGGAGACGCGCTGGCGGCGAGAGGTGGTGGCGTGACGGCGCGGCACATCTTCAACGACCACTACCGCGACGGCGACCGCTGCCTTatcctcttctctccctctcatCCTAGATTTCTTGCTTCCTGTGTCCTCCGCTCGATCTGACGCTTGATCTAGGTGGCCGTGTTGTGCTGGACATGCCCACGATTTGGTTTGCTGGACATGCCCGCGATTAGGTTTCTTAGTTTGTGGTAAGGGACAGCGATAGGGTTCTTGAGCAGCCCAATCCTGGTTCCATGGTTCGTGAGTGTTCCATGGTACAGTTGGCCGGCCGGACGGACAAGGCTGCCGTGCGACTTCACGCCCTGCGCGGCGCAGCCTCCCGCGGCCCCCGCTAGCTATCTCCTTGCTACCACCTACCATTTCGTGGTGAAAGAATTAGTGTCCAAGATCCACGCATACTCATTCATTACCGTACCACAAATGCATAGGACCAACCAAAGCGATACAACTACTAGTACCTGTTACATGGAGTATATGTATGTACTGACTTGTTGCTCGTTTGATTGCTGGATCATTAATTTGAAAAGGTTACAGCACACCAGTGTGTGTCAGTTCCTTACTTTTGATCTATGCTGCTGACCCAAGAACGTCATATATCACATACTAGATGGAGTAATCCGAGACATATTACTATATTATTAGTAACATGATAATACAAGGAAGCGCAGAGAATTCGCAGACCAATTTCAATTTCAGTTTTCAGTTTAGAAGAAGAATGTGCTTTCTTCCTTGTAGCAGAGAGCATAGCATTTGAACCAGGATTGGGTTGATTGATTACAAGCACTCATCTTCTCCCACAGTACGTGATTTTAGCATATGTTTGTAACTTGTAAGCAAACAGAGTATGGTACTATGGTCTGCTCCATTTGGCATCCATGGCTAGTTCTCAAATGTACATTCACTAATGTGCCAGCCAAATGAAATGAGTGAGTTTTGGAAGACATCATGAAAATGTGGTAtacagggaggagaggagagattgCTGTGTTTgcgatcttcttcttctttcttttgctttttcCTGTTTTTCCAGATTGCTGTCGATTGCTGTGTAGATTCTCAGTTTATTCAGGAGAGTTTGGGAAGACATCATGAAATGAGTGATATATATTTGATTAGGAGGTTCTGTGAACCTGGTTTAGTTTACTTGCGTCTTAATTTTATATTGGCATACTGAAAAGCTATATGCCATGTATGAAGGGGAACCTAAATAATGAAAAGTTATATGCCATTTAGATCAACTGAAGCAGGTTCAATTATCACTTTCTATTGGCAGGATCCTTCATGAGCATGGCGCTCTTATTGGTGGAAGAATTCTTTCTTTTCTAGATAATGTTAATCTCTGGTTCTTACCACATTGCCTTACTTGCTATTATGCTTTAGTTGTTAGCTGTTGTTGATCTGGACACAGCTAAGTTGATCTAAAATGATAGGTGAATGCAGTTGGGTACTATTTATTGCACATTTGAGTTTGGTGCTATTGTAAACTGTCATTCTGTTAGCTGtaatttaaatatattttctgTTACGTTTTATGATAGTTGTTAATTTCTCTCATCATAATAATAAATAGCTGTTCTTTTCTCCAATGGTCAAGGCTGAATATAAGTTACAAAATGGTTGCAACTAGGCTTGGTTTTGACATAGCAGTGACAGTCACAGGGACATAGACTGCATAGTGGAGCACTTGAGCATTGTTGTCTTCTGTGTTGAAACCTGAAACTTGTAAAGTAGCATCAGCTGTTATTCTTTGACAGTCACATTGTCCCGCATTGAGGTTTCAAATGAAATTACTAGCTTCTTTTGCTAAAGCAGTcactgtttttttctttcttgcttGCTCGAAACTATTAGCAATCTGTTGGACCTGCCTAACAGAGTGATGCTCTTGCCAATTTTCCATGCAGTATATAAGCTGAATCCTTGTGGTAAGTCTTGCTAGTTGTTCTATCTCTTATGCTTTGAAGTTCGAAGCAGTTGATTAGTATCCccaaaagaaaatatgcttccAAATAGCACCGAGACAATGAGCTTCTGTGACCTCACAAACTCTTCATTCTTGCAGGTTCTCCATCAGGTGGTGGCAGGCTGGCAGCAGCTCCAGATACGTTTGTTTGATCCTACAGTAGATGATTTGCTATGATGTTTCTGAGATGGTGATCCTACGGCTGTCATGATACACTCTGTTCTGGTGGTAATGTACTTGTGTTAGATATCATGGTGCTATGACTATGCTTTTGTAGACCACATTCGCCTGCCATACCTGCCGTGGTGTTATGAAGATGCGTCCGTTCTTCTTGCCGTGGTGCAAGTTATCTTGGGGAAAAATTTTGTGCTTGTTCTGGATAGCAACAAGGTTGTTTACTATTCATTTTTTTGTATTTCTATGTAACAGGCGTGTACTTTGGGCCATGGATTGTAGACGCAAGCTGACCTGGAAGTGGTGTGGTATTTCTATGGTATCTTACTAGCTTGACCTGTATTGATTCCATCTGTGCATGTAACGAGTGGATTGGCAAAATTTAATCTTTTTGGGATTGAGTGACACAGGTGGAttcgaatttttttatttttattttttattttagtattttgcaaaaatatatgtcctaaaaaaattacaaatatatACCTATACCACCATTTGAAACAGCTATAGCCAAATGAAACGGCGGAAGGTACACTGTACTCTGGGCAGTatactttcaaaaaattataactaattcatatgaactcgggtAGAGATAAAATTTATacgaaaattgtagatctcgacgagatatacaactttgtagtttaaacttttttatttggTGTCATCTTGATACTTAAATAATCGATACaagttttagatctaaaattcaaattttagatatGAAACTGGGCAACACacatttaaaaaatcataactaattcatatgaacttggaTAGAGATAAGtgttatataaaaattgtagctctTGATGAGATTTGGAACTTTATAGttcaaactgttttcatttggtgccatctttatgctcaaataatcaacacaagtttcagatctaaattttagatctgaaatttgtgtcgattatttgagcaccaagatggCACCAGataaaaaagtttgaactacaatattgtagatctcgtcgagatatacaatttttatataaagtttatctccatccaaatttatatgaattagttatgattttttgaaagtgtattATCCAGAGGAGGGAACTTACTGCCGGTTCACGATATAGATAtaaatttgtaattttttttgaacatatatttttataaaatactaaaataaaaaattaaaaaattaaaaaatcggtggaatcactcaaaccgGATCTGGAAATAATCCTAGCCGGAATCCAATCCGACCAAAAAGAACGAGGTGTAGGCCGGTCCGGACCTCGGAACAATCTTGACATGGCGAACCCTCGCTTTTTTATTCAACAGCCATACGAATTTCTTCCTCCCTAAATTATTAAGCAATTTTAAAGCTGTTGGTAGTGCCTTTTAAGTTCTCTTGGTATCTCCAAAGTTTGGCCCACATATCATGGGATTACGCGTTGTGTTGTGTTCGTGTGTAGACGAGGTGGGCCTTTAATCTCATTTAGACGAGAAAAAAATTCTCTATTTACCTCCATGAATAATGGTCTGAATCCGTGTTTTCTCCTTCAGCTGCAAAACCAGCCGTCCAGACTCCCCGAACTTAAGAGACCGGTTGCGTTTCCTTTTTAATAGAGATGACATCCCTTGGGTGCATTTGATCTGGGAGAAGTATTATCGTAATGGCAAATTGTCTAGTGAAGTCAAGAAGGGATTGTTTTGGTGGCGTGATAATCTGAAGCTTATGACCACCTATAAAGGTTTAGCCTCAGTAATAATGAAGGATGGGAAGACATTAACTCTTTGGATAGATCAATGGAATGGAATAGTGCCCGGTCAAGCCTTCCCTGAATTGCAAGAACTCGGAGTATCAATATCCAGAATGCTAGAATAGAGGAGGAGGTCAGTCAGTTGTTCCATCTTCCCTTGTCTACAGAAGCTTTTGAGCAATTACAACAACTTGCGTTACACCTGAAGGCCGTGCTAGACGTCATGGAGCATGACCAATGGTCATATATCTGGGGCCCTTTCTTCTCTGCAAAAGCTTATAAACAACTGACGGGGTGCAGGAACGTGCATCTAGCGTTTAACTGGTTATGGAAGTATTCTTGTCAAAACAAACACAAGGTATTTTTTTAGCTCTTACTGAAGGATAGACTAAGCACAAGGAACTTGCTGAGAAGAAGAAACATAGGGCTGGAATCTTAAAACTATGTTTTATGTCCCCTCTCCAGTGAAGAAACACTTGCTCATCTTTTCTTGAGCTGTGAGTTTGCTCGAGACTGTTGGATGCTATTGTCTCTAACAATTGATTCAATGGAGCCTTTTGCCATGCTCTCTAGTCTCAAACACCAGATTAATCAACCTTTCTTCATAGATATCACCATCTCATGAGTTTGAGTATTTGGATGTCTAGGAATGATCTTATTTTTAAGGAAATCACGCTGGATGTCAACTTATGCTGGAGATTGTTCAAGAAAGAATTTGATCTAGTTATTCTTAGAGCAAAATCAGCCCTGAAGCCTTCTATGCAACTATGGCTAAACTCTCTGTTGTAAtttttcttatctttttttttcttgaagtcTGTCTTGTACACTTTTCTTTTCATTACCttttataattaatatatataatTAGCAGGGGAACTCTTCTCCtgttttcataaaaaaaaaagaaaccggTTGCGTGACCCCCTCGGCTTGAATCTACAGCGGTTTTCAACCGACGTGGCGGTTTCAAAGGCAATTTTATCTGATGTTGCGCCACGCCACCTATAACTATCCGGTGGGCCATATATGTCAGCCTCAAACGTGTTCTTCTACCTCTCCTCTCTGCTGCTCTTGCCAAGAAGCAGAGCAAGGAACGAGCATGTATGCGGCTCGGGACCCTGTCCCTTAACAGCCGTCGGGTGGGCGGGTGGCCTTCTTGATGCCACAGACGGGCGGTGGGGGCACCTGCACTTAGGCATGGTAAAGGGCTCTCTAATTtaacctaacaaatttaaggatcagatcataatattatatgattttaacTAAAAATAAATAGGGCTAAGTTGGATTACGAGGGAGGCACGAGGGTCGTGATCTATTACCACCCGCTTTGGGCGCTCTCCTACGAAAGGCGCGGCTCGCGTCCCATGCCCACCTTCACTGTTCGACCGCTCGTCCCCACTCCCCCAAAGGTCATCCCCGCTCATCACATCTATCATCTCGTAATCTCCGCAATACTCATGTGGGTCGGACTCCTAGCCTCCCAGCCGTCAGTCGCCGCATCTTAGTACGACGGCGACAATCTTGTCAGTCCGCCTCCTTCCCTTTCCATCAGAGCTGTCGATTTGCTTCCAAATATTAAAGTTTCAGTACAACAGCTAGTCGAGTCTGCATATAATGGGTGTTTGGTtacacggactaaagtttagtctctgCCACATCGAATgattaaatactaattaggaggactaaacatgagctaattataaaaccaattgcacggatggaggctaattcgcgagacgaatctattaagcctaattagtccatgatttgataatgtgatgctacagtaaatatgtgctaatcatgaattaattaggcttaaagatttgtctcgcgaattagcctccatatgtacaattagttttataattagtctatgtttaatactcctaattagtatcttaacattcaatgtgacagaaACTAAACTTGAGTCCGAATCTCGATTTGTCAAGTCTCATGATCGTATCGTGCACGAACCGGTGATAGACAGCTCCTCATTTAGCATCTACGGCACCTATTATTGCAGCCTTGGTATCCATGGCCACCAATATTAGCAGTTCGGCACTCTGGACTGAATCGATTTCCAAAAGAACAAGTCAATTTCTGACAATTGCAGCAAATAAAAAATGAGGAACGATtcttgattttatttttttccatgcacCGTTCTGGGCTGCGAATTTGGCGGCAGATTGAAAAAATGCAACGCTTTGGATCCAGTGGGCTGTAGGAGCAGCGGCGGTACGGTCAATCATCTACTCCGTCTACCTGCTCCGACGAGGGGCACGCCCGAGCTCAGCTCACCATGGTGCGCGGGTCTTGGGGGAGAAGCTTCCGCACCACAAGCTGATCAATGACACGGAGTACCTGGACGCGGCCATGCTCCGTGCTACTCATTGCCGCGCGGAGCAGCCCGGTTACGGCGGAAGCGGCGGATCAGGGGATGGAGACGAGTAGACGACTTTCatgggtggcggtggcggatggaggaggagaaagaagagattCAAGAGAGCACAAGATAAGAAAGACCGACACGTGAGCCTGGCAAAATTATATTTCTTCATATTTTTTACCATTCACCATGTCACTGTGGACCAGTCAAAACCGTTAACACGTCAGCTAAAACCGGGTTCAGATGGAGTGAAGGAGATAAAAAATATCTGGTTTCGCAAGTTCGAGGTACAGAACGGCTGGTTTTGGAGTCGAAGGAGAATCAGAATACGCGGACTCGAGCCGTTGCTAAGGAGGTAAATAGGATTTTTTCCTTTGGACGATGGTGCGTTGGTTTGGGCTATGGCGGCCCAAGGCACCGGTAGCGCCGGCccgtccaccgccgccatcaTTAAAAAGGTCAAAccacccaccaggccaccactcGTGACTTGTCTCCTCCTTGCGACGCCGCGCAGGTTGATCCTCCGGCAGCGACGGGTTGATAGCCAGGatgccgcaccgccgccgccggcaggggcGGATTCGGAATGAGGCTGTCCAAAACAGTCTAATCTTATCTCCTAAGCCTTATTTTGTTAGGTTAAACACTACATATGTTAAAGGGATTCCATGATCTCgtcccgggctgcagcccgagcAGCTcgggccctagatccgcccctggccGGGGGGCGGGCTGTTGGCAACTGCAACTCGTTTAAGCTTCATTTTTCAAGATACAATAATGCTACACAACGGACGTctgaaatttaaaaaaaaataaatgcttCGACATATGTCAAAATAGTTAAACATAGATATCGCAACTATTGTAAATATtgcatagtgttcatgttgtaGTAGGAATTTTCTATCCTAGAGTTGAACAACATAATCATTTTTACACATTagtttttcatgttgcaaacaGTAACCTACACATTAGTTTCATGTTGCAAACAGTAACCTACCCATTAGTTTCATGTTGCAAACATTAGTTTCATGTTGCAAACAGTAACCTACCCATTAGTTTCATGTTGCAAACAGTGATCGGTGATAGTTGGTAATTTTTGGGCGCTAGCAGCACTAAGATAACACAATCTTGTTGAGAGCAAGCAGAATTGCAGATCAGTTGAGATCCAAAGGGACGCTACGCTGCACCCACAACTGTTGCATTATCACGAAAAATATCCTCAGCTCATAAGTTAAACCTTTTTACTAGTGTCCCTTCTACTCTAATAAGTAGTAATTTCCATTCAAATAAATCAATTAATCGATACTTCAGTTGTGCACAAATGGGCACCTTTTTTCGCCTGGATAGATGGCGTACAAACATGTAAAAGAGGACAGGAGCCCGAAGACTCTTGGGGCCACCTCTTATGAATTTCTTATATCATATACCACTTCTTTCCAGGCTAGTCCTGAAGAACCTGTGACAATATATAGCTAAGATTTGCAACCGCTGCAGCGAGCTAATACATCCTTGACATGGCGGAGGGCACGACACCAACATTTCTGTGAGTACCAGTACCAGTGCCAACTgatgctgctgcggcggcaACGATTCCGTTAAGAGATCTCGTGTATAT
This sequence is a window from Setaria italica strain Yugu1 chromosome III, Setaria_italica_v2.0, whole genome shotgun sequence. Protein-coding genes within it:
- the LOC101760788 gene encoding heterogeneous nuclear ribonucleoprotein H3 isoform X1, yielding MNTPPSRSRAMMGGWGVSDGYEGSKRPRMMMESNPYFAVNAGSPLDVSKRARMMEPGPPYFGAMGSNAGGASGGFYQPFSSNLAGAGVSTGIQNFPGVRLRGLPFDCNEIDICKFFAGLEIVDCLLVNKNGRFTGEAFVVFQGAMQAEFALHRNRQNMGRRYVEVFRCKKQEYYCAIANEVNQGGYFEPEYRRSPPPPRPKKPAEDKGSMEYTEVLKLRGLPYSATTEDIIKFFLEYELTEENVHIAYRSDGKATGEAFVEFPTAEVAKTAMCKDKMTIGTRYVELFPSTPEEASRAKSRGRQ
- the LOC101760788 gene encoding heterogeneous nuclear ribonucleoprotein H3 isoform X2 is translated as MMEPGPPYFGAMGSNAGGASGGFYQPFSSNLAGAGVSTGIQNFPGVRLRGLPFDCNEIDICKFFAGLEIVDCLLVNKNGRFTGEAFVVFQGAMQAEFALHRNRQNMGRRYVEVFRCKKQEYYCAIANEVNQGGYFEPEYRRSPPPPRPKKPAEDKGSMEYTEVLKLRGLPYSATTEDIIKFFLEYELTEENVHIAYRSDGKATGEAFVEFPTAEVAKTAMCKDKMTIGTRYVELFPSTPEEASRAKSRGRQ